In a genomic window of uncultured Sphaerochaeta sp.:
- the rpmE gene encoding 50S ribosomal protein L31 → MKDGIHPRYELTEVRCSCGNVIKTKTTAKSLELDICSACHPFFTGTQKMVDTAGRIERFKKRYGLEK, encoded by the coding sequence ATGAAAGACGGAATACACCCCCGCTATGAACTGACTGAAGTCCGTTGCTCTTGTGGCAACGTGATCAAGACCAAGACCACTGCAAAGAGCCTCGAGCTCGATATTTGCTCTGCTTGTCACCCCTTCTTCACCGGAACCCAGAAGATGGTCGATACCGCTGGTCGTATCGAGCGCTTCAAGAAGCGGTACGGTTTGGAAAAATAA